The nucleotide sequence ATTGTTATGGACAATAAAAAGTTGGGCGTTATTACTTAGGCCCTTTGTATATTTTCTTCTTAACGTTTCTTCATTGATTCCTATAACGATCATGCCTAGGTCTTTTAATGTGTAAGAATTTTTGATAACCCTCGTAAGAATGATCTTCGTTCTGCTATCCCCTTCAAATAAGTGTTCATCACCTGTGAGTAGGGTCCAAGAGGGCTTGCCTGCTTGCTCTAGGGCAAGCTTGTAGTGTTGTGTCTTTGTAAAGCTCGAAAAGGGCATCGTACTCGTAACTCCTGTTTGATTAATGGCAAGTGGTGGCACTTCTTCATTGAATCCATACAAAACAAGAGATTGAAAGTCACGTTGATTAACTAATAGACTCGAAGCAATCTCACTGATTTGTTTTCTTCTAGAAATAGAATCGTCCTGTGTAATCGGATTTAAAAATTGTTGGACACTAGAAAGCAAAAATAGATAATTTGTAAAATCAACCGCATCATTTGTGATGTAGTCCAATTGATTACTAATTTGATTCGTGTATTCAAGCTGGGCTCGATTAATCTTTTCCAATACTTGATTTTTCGCCGTGTAGTAGGAATACCAACCCGTTACAGCAACCGTGATTAATAATAATGGGATAAACCAAAGTAGGATTTTAAATCGAACGGGCAAATCTAAATAAGAGGTTACAAGTCTTTTTTTCTTCATAACCGATCCTCAATTCCTTATAATAATACGGTTGTAACAGGCTTCTTGTAAATTCACCTAAAATATATAACGCTTTCATTCTGCTGATGCTAGTATACTATAAATATAGGAAATAACTAGATAGTTCGAAAAACCTATTAAAAATGTAAACGGTTTCTAAAAAATGCTACATTGTTTTCTTTCTTATGAGTCCATAGACTTATAAGTAGCAAGCGAACACAAAAAATAAAAGGTGGGGAAAGAATGAAAAAGTCGCTATTAATACTTTTATTCGCTTTTATCGTCTCTATTAGTTTAGTTGCATGTAGTGAAGACTCTACTTCATAGGGAGATGGTAATAGTGGAGATTCCGGAAAGGGAGGAGAAGAGGTTACATTGAGCTTCTTTACAGCTCTTCCAGATCGTGAAACTGGTATGGGTGGAGTGGAGCAACAAATTATTGATGCTTACATGGAGGAAAACCCAAATGTGACCATTGAAGTGGAAGCGCTTCAAGATGAACCGTACAAGGATAAAATCAAAATTTACTCTTCTACAAATCAATTACCAGATATTATTCAAGCATGGGGTCAATCTTCTTTTATTGCACCATTAATTGACAACGGATTGTTACACGAGTTGGATCAAGCTGATTTTGAAGGCATGGGATTTATTGAAGGATCTTTTGCTGGGTTCTCAAAAGGAGATAAAATTTACGGCGTACCGAAAAACACAGACTTTTTACCGCTTTTCTATAACAAACGTCTTTTTGAAGAAAACGGTTTAAAGCCTCCTACTACAGAAGAGGAGTTAATTGAAGTATCTAAGGAATTCCGTGAATTAGGAATCAATCCTGTTGTTACAAACGGAATGGAAGGTTGGATTCTTCCAATGTGGTTTGACTATGCCTTACAGCGTGAAACAGGTAGCTTTGATTTAATGGATGAGGCACTTGCAGGTCAAGCTACTTATACAGACCCTGCAGTTATTGCAGCCGCTGAAAAAATGAAGAAAATGGTAGATGAAGGTGTATTTGCTGATGGTTGGTTAACAGCAGATTACGGGACTGCAAGAAACTTATTTGGTCAAGAACAAGCTGCTATGTATCTAATGGGTGCTTGGGAAATGGGGCTAGCAACAGATGAAAACTTCCCAGAAAGCTTTAGAGAAAATGTAGGTGTTATTAACTATCCAGTATCTGAAAACGCAGAAGCTGGTGATCTAGTAATTTATCAAGGTGGAGGATACTCTATCGCAGAGAACTCAGAACATAAAGAAGAGGCGGTTAAGTTTTTGAAATACTACTTCCAACCTGAAAACTGGGCTAAGTTAGTTTGGCAGAGCGGAGCTGGAATGCCAGCACAGAACTTCGAAGATTTCTTAACTGGCGATGAGTCACAACTTCAAACAGAAATGATTGAAATCTTTAACAGTGTAACATCTGCCAGTGGTACACCAATTTTGGATGATTCTACACCTGAATTTAAGGAAACGATTATGACGCTTCACCAGGAACTGTTTACTGGAGACATTACTCCAGAAGAATTTGGTGAAGAACTGGATGCGGCAGCAGCAAAAGCACGTGAGGCATCTGAATAAAAGACTGTTCTAAACAGGAAGGTGATGGTGCGAATGTACCATCATCTTCCACATTAAAAAGAATTTTTTTATCTCTATAAATGAAATGAGTGATAGGCATGAATCAGCTGATGTCTGATAAAAAAACTATTTTTCTCCTTGTTGCACCAGGTTTTCTTATTCTTACTTCCATGATCATCTTTCCAATCGGCATGAGTATTTATTATGGATTTACAGACTGGGGCGGCATTGGAGAATACAATTTTATAGGCTTTGAAAACTTTAAAAATATCATTCTGAATGACGAAATATTTAGAACCTCTTTAATGAACGCATTACTATTAACGGTCGCAACCATTCTTATTCAACACCCAATTGCCATATTTCTATCCATTTTAATCACACATTGTGGGAGATGGGAAAAGGTTCTGCGTACCGTTTTATTTATTCCGGCCATTATATCTATCGTGGTTACTG is from Radiobacillus kanasensis and encodes:
- a CDS encoding ABC transporter substrate-binding protein, translating into MSFFTALPDRETGMGGVEQQIIDAYMEENPNVTIEVEALQDEPYKDKIKIYSSTNQLPDIIQAWGQSSFIAPLIDNGLLHELDQADFEGMGFIEGSFAGFSKGDKIYGVPKNTDFLPLFYNKRLFEENGLKPPTTEEELIEVSKEFRELGINPVVTNGMEGWILPMWFDYALQRETGSFDLMDEALAGQATYTDPAVIAAAEKMKKMVDEGVFADGWLTADYGTARNLFGQEQAAMYLMGAWEMGLATDENFPESFRENVGVINYPVSENAEAGDLVIYQGGGYSIAENSEHKEEAVKFLKYYFQPENWAKLVWQSGAGMPAQNFEDFLTGDESQLQTEMIEIFNSVTSASGTPILDDSTPEFKETIMTLHQELFTGDITPEEFGEELDAAAAKAREASE